In Thermoproteales archaeon, one DNA window encodes the following:
- a CDS encoding ATP-binding protein, translating into MKLGVVVWVEGTTVKFRINEQAVVERGQLVKVVDKGRKFILRVYDFRPESLLSQAEIAIVSKKIQEGEPTPIYDKSLRLYDTALATIICQISEEGIVHGPTGVPSLFTDVETLDKIDLEHLNLDTGDIVLGYVRVGHRTADIRVTINGSKVIPHHILVCGVTGSGKSNLGKVLAASIMAIPEPRYSMIIFDCESEYFSGASHDHYGLVHLPEAEERLFYVTTGIDEPCKITYEFYFQGETVERKILAYPLKVCYSELTPRDFSMTGEFSSPQEELLWLLYKRYREDWLEKLLDLTAREIYEKLGKLAKTNTINVTKRKVKHMLGDGDIFIAEDCPEVGLSKAVLAAIRQGKIILIDIPHATEGEEKLLSVMITRKIFRTYELMRKTAPDRWAKLPYVLVMVEEAHRYLAKHSLMGGEVRENIFSIISKRGRKYKVGALYITQMPGEIAETVIRQTLTKIILPLPTRPDYTKVIQYSPYLDEAEQEIKTLDRGDALIVSPPSGLRFAVPAKVFSFEKYVEERLREKMELDRLQSITYG; encoded by the coding sequence ATGAAACTAGGTGTTGTTGTCTGGGTTGAAGGTACAACTGTTAAATTTAGAATTAACGAGCAAGCCGTAGTTGAGAGAGGGCAACTCGTAAAAGTTGTAGATAAGGGTAGGAAATTTATTTTAAGAGTTTACGACTTTAGACCTGAAAGCCTTTTATCGCAGGCGGAGATCGCCATAGTTAGTAAGAAAATTCAGGAAGGAGAGCCTACACCGATATACGATAAAAGCTTAAGATTATACGATACGGCACTCGCAACGATTATCTGTCAGATAAGCGAAGAGGGAATAGTTCACGGCCCGACTGGAGTGCCTAGCTTATTCACTGACGTGGAAACTTTAGACAAGATAGATTTGGAGCATTTGAACTTGGATACTGGAGATATAGTATTAGGATACGTTAGAGTTGGACATAGGACAGCCGATATTAGAGTGACGATAAACGGGTCGAAGGTTATTCCCCATCACATTCTTGTTTGCGGAGTAACTGGTAGCGGTAAAAGCAATCTAGGTAAAGTACTAGCAGCGTCGATAATGGCAATACCGGAGCCCAGGTATAGCATGATAATCTTCGACTGCGAAAGCGAGTATTTTAGCGGTGCATCGCACGACCATTATGGGCTTGTTCACTTGCCGGAGGCGGAGGAACGATTGTTTTACGTAACTACGGGTATTGATGAGCCTTGCAAGATTACGTACGAATTTTATTTTCAAGGAGAGACTGTAGAAAGAAAGATTTTAGCATATCCATTAAAAGTTTGTTATTCCGAGCTAACGCCTAGAGATTTTTCAATGACTGGAGAATTTTCTTCTCCACAAGAAGAGCTTTTGTGGCTTCTTTATAAGAGGTATCGCGAAGATTGGCTTGAGAAGCTTTTGGATTTAACTGCGCGGGAAATATATGAAAAGCTTGGAAAGCTTGCGAAAACAAATACTATAAACGTTACCAAGAGAAAAGTCAAGCATATGCTAGGTGACGGCGACATATTCATTGCTGAAGATTGTCCAGAAGTTGGTTTATCGAAGGCGGTTCTAGCTGCGATAAGACAGGGCAAAATTATACTTATTGATATACCGCACGCGACTGAGGGAGAGGAAAAATTATTATCTGTTATGATCACGAGAAAGATATTCAGGACTTACGAGCTAATGCGCAAAACTGCTCCAGATAGATGGGCTAAGCTCCCTTATGTTCTCGTAATGGTCGAGGAAGCTCACAGGTATCTAGCTAAACACTCTCTAATGGGTGGCGAGGTAAGGGAAAATATTTTCAGCATAATAAGCAAAAGAGGGAGAAAATACAAAGTAGGGGCTCTATATATTACTCAAATGCCCGGGGAAATAGCTGAAACGGTTATTAGACAAACATTAACCAAGATTATCTTGCCATTGCCAACGCGGCCCGACTATACTAAGGTTATACAGTACAGCCCTTATCTTGACGAGGCTGAGCAAGAGATAAAAACCCTAGACAGGGGGGATGCGCTGATAGTTTCTCCGCCATCGGGTTTACGGTTCGCTGTTCCAGCGAAAGTTTTCTCGTTCGAAAAATACGTGGAAGAGAGATTGAGAGAGAAAATGGAGCTTGACAGATTGCAATCGATTACTTATGGATGA